One Kineococcus radiotolerans SRS30216 = ATCC BAA-149 DNA window includes the following coding sequences:
- a CDS encoding NAD(+)/NADH kinase: MQPGTLGRLGLVVHPVRDTRAEAEIVIAWAGEHGKEVVGLRTDAARLPAGVRGVGEEEFARTVDAVVSLGGDGTMLGALRLVVGRGVPVLGVNLGHLGFLVELEPRELPAALERVAAMDFTVEPHLCLRTVLRTGDGLREAVAFNDIALARTPGRGTVTAALSVAGQRIGYLRCDAIVLATPTGSTAYSYAAGGPIVSPGADTLLVTPVAPMSGIGRPIVLGLEETVRLELMESSGPPVVEVDGIAAGELPPGSVVEVRAERDAGHVIRLDAADHGRRSRVKLSLLDLPLLPDEMLELVPKEMRRNESTWAR, translated from the coding sequence ATGCAGCCCGGAACCCTCGGACGACTCGGCCTCGTCGTGCACCCCGTGCGCGACACGAGGGCGGAGGCCGAGATCGTCATCGCCTGGGCCGGGGAGCACGGCAAGGAGGTCGTCGGCCTGCGCACCGACGCCGCCCGGCTGCCCGCGGGGGTCCGCGGGGTCGGCGAGGAGGAGTTCGCCCGCACCGTCGACGCCGTCGTCAGCCTCGGCGGCGACGGCACCATGCTCGGCGCGCTGCGCCTGGTCGTGGGGCGCGGGGTGCCGGTCCTGGGCGTGAACCTCGGTCACCTGGGCTTCCTCGTCGAGCTGGAGCCCCGGGAGCTGCCGGCGGCGCTGGAACGGGTCGCGGCGATGGACTTCACCGTCGAACCCCACCTGTGCCTGCGGACCGTGCTGCGCACCGGGGACGGCCTGCGGGAGGCCGTCGCCTTCAACGACATCGCCCTGGCCCGCACCCCCGGCCGCGGGACGGTGACGGCGGCCCTGTCGGTCGCCGGCCAGCGGATCGGCTACCTGCGCTGCGACGCGATCGTCCTGGCGACGCCGACCGGCTCCACGGCCTACAGCTACGCCGCCGGCGGCCCCATCGTCTCCCCCGGCGCCGACACGCTCCTGGTGACGCCGGTGGCGCCGATGTCCGGCATCGGGCGGCCCATCGTCCTGGGGCTGGAGGAGACGGTGCGCCTGGAGCTGATGGAGTCCTCCGGCCCGCCGGTCGTCGAGGTCGACGGCATCGCCGCCGGCGAGCTGCCCCCCGGCTCGGTGGTCGAGGTCCGCGCCGAACGCGACGCCGGCCACGTGATCCGCCTCGACGCCGCCGACCACGGGCGCCGCTCCCGGGTGAAGCTGAGCCTGCTGGACCTGCCGCTGCTGCCCGACGAGATGCTGGAGCTCGTCCCGAAGGAGATGCGGCGCAACGAGTCCACCTGGGCGCGCTGA
- a CDS encoding PRC-barrel domain-containing protein encodes MSILVQDLNQWKSAPVLDVSDAKIGTLASVYVDAATDEWLFAAVETGVVGFKKAVLVPLDGAAVGRHDIRVAFSKETVKAAPSFGTDEELGPDDEPRIYVHYGMEYSPADTPSGRRLARR; translated from the coding sequence ATGAGCATCCTCGTCCAGGACCTGAACCAGTGGAAGAGCGCCCCCGTCCTCGACGTGAGCGACGCGAAGATCGGGACCCTGGCCTCGGTCTACGTCGACGCGGCCACGGACGAGTGGTTGTTCGCCGCCGTCGAGACCGGCGTCGTCGGCTTCAAGAAGGCCGTGCTCGTGCCCCTGGACGGGGCCGCGGTCGGTCGTCACGACATCCGGGTGGCCTTCTCCAAGGAGACCGTCAAGGCGGCTCCCAGCTTCGGCACCGACGAGGAGCTGGGCCCCGACGACGAGCCGCGGATCTACGTGCACTACGGCATGGAGTACTCCCCCGCCGACACCCCCAGCGGCCGCCGCCTGGCCCGCCGCTGA
- a CDS encoding hemolysin family protein, giving the protein MSAQASLLLAVVLLLGNAFFVGAEFAVLSARRSQIEPLAATSARARSALSAMEHVSLMLAACQLGVTLCSLGLGAVAEPALAHLLEPLFHAVHLPEFLIHPVALVIALSIVTYLHVVVGEMIPKNLSIAGPDRAVLLLGPPLVAIGRVIGPIIRALNGLTNAALRALGVEPKDEVASAFTVEEVQSIVAESRREGTLDDSGGLVSGALEFSESTVGDIAVPLAQLRTLPLGATPADVEALVARTGYSRFPVLDDAGDLHGYLHLKDVLYADDERYAEPVPEKRIRQLGTIGDGEEVEDALTAMRRSGAHLARVVDAAGTVVGIVFLEDVIEELVGEVSDAMQRARA; this is encoded by the coding sequence GTGAGCGCCCAGGCCTCTCTGCTGCTCGCCGTCGTCCTGCTGCTGGGCAACGCCTTCTTCGTCGGCGCCGAGTTCGCCGTGCTCTCGGCCCGGCGCAGCCAGATCGAGCCCCTCGCCGCCACCAGCGCCCGCGCCCGCTCGGCGCTCTCGGCCATGGAGCACGTCTCGCTCATGCTGGCCGCCTGCCAGCTGGGGGTGACGCTGTGCTCGCTGGGGCTGGGGGCCGTCGCGGAACCGGCGCTGGCGCACCTGCTGGAACCGCTGTTCCACGCCGTGCACCTGCCCGAGTTCCTCATCCACCCGGTCGCGCTGGTCATCGCGCTCTCGATCGTGACCTACCTGCACGTCGTGGTCGGGGAGATGATCCCGAAGAACCTCAGCATCGCCGGCCCGGACCGCGCGGTGCTGCTGCTCGGGCCGCCGCTGGTGGCGATCGGGCGGGTCATCGGCCCGATCATCCGCGCGCTGAACGGGCTGACCAACGCGGCGCTGCGCGCGCTGGGCGTGGAGCCCAAGGACGAGGTGGCCAGCGCCTTCACCGTCGAGGAGGTCCAGTCCATCGTCGCCGAGAGCCGGCGCGAGGGGACCCTCGACGACAGCGGCGGTCTGGTCAGCGGGGCGCTGGAGTTCTCCGAGAGCACCGTCGGGGACATCGCCGTGCCCCTGGCCCAGCTGCGCACCCTGCCCCTGGGAGCCACCCCGGCCGACGTCGAGGCCCTGGTGGCCCGCACCGGGTACTCCCGGTTCCCGGTGCTGGACGACGCCGGTGACCTGCACGGCTACCTGCACCTCAAGGACGTCCTCTACGCCGACGACGAGCGCTACGCCGAACCCGTGCCGGAGAAGCGGATCCGCCAGCTCGGGACGATCGGGGACGGCGAGGAGGTCGAGGACGCGCTCACCGCGATGCGCCGCAGCGGGGCGCACCTGGCCCGCGTGGTCGACGCCGCGGGCACCGTGGTCGGGATCGTGTTCCTCGAGGACGTCATCGAGGAGCTCGTCGGCGAGGTCAGCGACGCCATGCAGCGCGCCCGGGCCTGA
- a CDS encoding hemolysin family protein, producing MLTEWLLLLVGVLLTLGTAVFVAAEFALVTLDRFSVEKAVEDGDKRAAGILPALRTLSTQLSGAQVGITLTTLLVGYLTKPSLASLLNGPLTSAGLSPDSADSVAGILAVVVAAAFSMVVGELIPKNLALSVPLRTAGVVAPLQRGFTWATGPLLKVLNGSANWFLRRIGVEPQEELSGARSARELAALVRRSADMGTLDEGTANLISRSLLFGDQTAADVMTPRVRMEAIRLDETAADVVARARTTGHSRFPVTGDDDDDVRGVVHVKAAVAVPPERRHDVPAAALMADARRVPDSLTLEPLLLQLRQKGLQLAVVVDEYGGTAGVVTLEDLVEEIVGDVSDEHDRDRGGLRQHRDASWTVPGLARPDEVRDATGVEVPEDPAYETLGGFVMSRLRRIPAVGDEIELDGAVLRVARMEGRRVERLRLRPRPVTPVGTVPAPEAAGAVAGGDR from the coding sequence GTGCTGACCGAGTGGCTCCTCCTGCTCGTCGGGGTCCTCCTCACCCTCGGCACCGCGGTCTTCGTCGCGGCCGAGTTCGCGCTCGTCACCCTCGACCGGTTCAGCGTCGAGAAGGCCGTCGAGGACGGCGACAAGCGCGCCGCCGGGATCCTGCCGGCGCTGCGCACCCTCTCCACCCAGCTCTCCGGCGCCCAGGTCGGGATCACCCTGACCACGCTGCTGGTCGGGTACCTGACCAAGCCCTCGCTGGCGTCCCTGCTCAACGGCCCGCTGACCTCCGCCGGTCTCAGCCCCGACAGCGCCGACTCCGTCGCCGGGATCCTCGCCGTCGTCGTCGCGGCGGCGTTCTCGATGGTCGTCGGCGAGCTCATCCCCAAGAACCTCGCCCTCAGCGTCCCGCTGCGGACCGCGGGCGTGGTGGCCCCCCTGCAGCGCGGGTTCACCTGGGCCACCGGGCCGCTGCTGAAGGTCCTCAACGGCAGCGCCAACTGGTTCCTGCGCCGCATCGGCGTCGAACCCCAGGAGGAGCTGTCCGGGGCCCGCTCGGCCCGCGAGCTCGCGGCGCTGGTGCGCCGCTCCGCGGACATGGGGACCCTCGACGAGGGCACCGCCAACCTCATCAGCCGCTCCCTGCTCTTCGGCGACCAGACCGCCGCCGACGTCATGACCCCCCGGGTGCGGATGGAGGCGATCCGCCTCGACGAGACCGCCGCCGACGTCGTCGCCCGCGCCCGCACCACCGGCCACTCCCGCTTCCCCGTCACCGGCGACGACGACGACGACGTGCGCGGGGTGGTCCACGTCAAGGCCGCCGTCGCCGTCCCGCCGGAGCGCCGCCACGACGTCCCGGCCGCCGCGCTCATGGCCGACGCCCGTCGCGTGCCGGACTCCCTGACCCTCGAACCGCTGCTGCTGCAGCTGCGGCAGAAGGGGTTGCAGCTCGCCGTCGTCGTCGACGAGTACGGCGGGACGGCCGGGGTCGTCACCCTGGAGGACCTCGTGGAGGAGATCGTCGGGGACGTCTCCGACGAGCACGACCGCGACCGCGGGGGCCTGCGCCAGCACCGCGACGCCTCCTGGACCGTCCCGGGCCTGGCCCGTCCCGACGAGGTCCGCGACGCCACCGGCGTGGAGGTCCCGGAGGACCCCGCCTACGAGACCCTCGGAGGGTTCGTCATGTCCCGCCTGCGCCGCATCCCCGCCGTGGGCGACGAGATCGAGCTCGACGGGGCCGTGCTGCGCGTGGCGCGGATGGAGGGCCGCCGGGTGGAGCGGCTGCGGCTGCGTCCCCGCCCGGTCACCCCCGTCGGCACCGTCCCGGCCCCCGAGGCGGCCGGCGCCGTCGCGGGAGGTGACCGGTGA
- a CDS encoding alpha/beta fold hydrolase: MRRADGSPVDVVTSGAGPGLVLVHGARSSGDYVRLAERLAARFTVHRYDREAAGRGGERYVVADDVALLGAVLTRTGARLVLGHGLGGLVALLATAGLLERSIDRVAVYDAVLPIDGSVPEEALEQAARALATNSPDLALAHLDRHLRTSSLQTVAGRSERVQRLLGGVLARTEWGRSTAARLPQVLAETRAGLQFDGPADVYAGLPVRALLLTGERSPAHFGAAALAMAEAVPTATALVAGGCGHDSLLRAARRCVGPIETFLGGETLF; encoded by the coding sequence GTGCGCCGCGCGGACGGGTCTCCCGTCGACGTCGTCACGTCCGGGGCCGGGCCGGGGCTCGTCCTGGTCCACGGCGCGCGCTCCTCGGGGGACTACGTCCGGCTCGCCGAGCGCCTCGCGGCGCGCTTCACCGTCCACCGCTACGACCGCGAGGCCGCCGGCCGCGGCGGGGAGCGCTACGTCGTCGCCGACGACGTCGCCCTGCTGGGCGCGGTGCTCACCCGCACCGGCGCCCGCCTCGTCCTGGGCCACGGCCTCGGCGGTCTCGTCGCGCTGCTGGCCACCGCGGGGCTGCTGGAGCGCAGCATCGACCGCGTCGCCGTCTACGACGCCGTCCTGCCCATCGACGGGTCGGTGCCCGAGGAGGCCCTCGAGCAGGCCGCCCGCGCGCTGGCCACGAACTCCCCCGACCTCGCCCTCGCCCACCTCGACCGCCACCTGAGGACCTCCTCCCTGCAGACGGTGGCCGGGCGCTCCGAACGCGTCCAGCGCCTCCTCGGCGGGGTGCTGGCCCGCACCGAGTGGGGACGCTCCACGGCCGCCCGGCTGCCCCAGGTGCTCGCCGAGACCCGCGCCGGGCTGCAGTTCGACGGCCCCGCCGACGTCTACGCCGGGCTGCCGGTGCGCGCGCTGCTGCTCACCGGGGAGCGCTCGCCCGCGCACTTCGGCGCCGCCGCGCTCGCGATGGCCGAGGCGGTGCCGACGGCGACCGCGCTGGTGGCGGGCGGCTGCGGGCACGACTCGCTGCTGCGCGCGGCCCGCCGGTGCGTGGGCCCCATCGAGACGTTCCTCGGCGGGGAGACGCTGTTCTGA
- a CDS encoding GuaB1 family IMP dehydrogenase-related protein — MHFLDGSRPEHDLTYNDVFLAPSRSTVTSRLDVDLSTADGTGTTVPVVVANMTAVSGRRMAETVARRGGMAVLPQDLPLDVVAEVVAWVKERHPVFETPVVLHEHDTVADALNLLPKRSHGAAVVLDEQRHVLGVVTPADCADVDRFTQVGSVMSRTPVSIDADVAEADLEAAYGVLHDSRRRFAPVVRDLGDGPVLVGALTRKGALRSTVYAPALDARGRLRIAAAVGINGDVAATAKALLDTGIDTLVVDTAHGHQEKMLDALRAVRGVDPQVPVVAGNVVTAAGVRDLVAAGADIVKVGVGPGAMCTTRMMTGVGRPQFSAVLECAAAARELGAHVWADGGVRHPRDVALALAAGASQVMVGSWFAGTHESPGDLAVDADGREYKESFGMASARAVAARTRGDSPFQRARKGLFEEGISSSRMHLDPARPGVEDLLDQITSGVRSSFTYVGARTVAEYAERAVVGIQSSAGYDEGRPLPTGW; from the coding sequence GTGCACTTCCTCGACGGCTCGCGGCCCGAGCACGACCTCACGTACAACGACGTGTTCCTCGCCCCCTCGCGGTCCACCGTGACCTCGCGCCTGGACGTCGACCTCTCCACCGCCGACGGCACCGGCACCACGGTCCCGGTGGTCGTGGCGAACATGACCGCCGTCTCCGGGCGGCGGATGGCCGAGACCGTCGCCCGCCGCGGCGGCATGGCCGTGCTGCCGCAGGACCTGCCCCTCGACGTCGTCGCCGAGGTCGTCGCCTGGGTCAAGGAGCGCCACCCCGTCTTCGAGACCCCCGTCGTCCTGCACGAGCACGACACCGTCGCCGACGCGCTGAACCTGCTGCCCAAGCGCTCCCACGGCGCGGCCGTCGTCCTCGACGAGCAGCGCCACGTCCTCGGCGTCGTCACCCCCGCCGACTGCGCCGACGTCGACCGGTTCACCCAGGTCGGGTCGGTCATGTCCAGGACGCCGGTCTCGATCGACGCCGACGTCGCCGAGGCCGACCTCGAGGCCGCCTACGGCGTGCTGCACGACTCCCGGCGCCGCTTCGCCCCCGTCGTGCGCGACCTCGGGGACGGGCCCGTGCTCGTCGGCGCCCTGACCCGCAAGGGCGCCCTGCGCTCCACCGTCTACGCCCCCGCCCTCGACGCGCGCGGCCGGCTGCGGATCGCCGCCGCCGTCGGCATCAACGGCGACGTCGCCGCCACCGCCAAGGCGCTGCTGGACACCGGCATCGACACCCTCGTCGTCGACACCGCCCACGGGCACCAGGAGAAGATGCTCGACGCCCTGCGCGCCGTGCGCGGGGTGGACCCGCAGGTCCCCGTCGTCGCCGGCAACGTCGTCACCGCCGCCGGGGTGCGCGACCTCGTCGCGGCCGGCGCCGACATCGTCAAGGTCGGCGTGGGCCCCGGCGCGATGTGCACGACCCGGATGATGACCGGCGTCGGGCGCCCGCAGTTCTCCGCCGTCCTCGAGTGCGCCGCCGCCGCGCGCGAGCTCGGCGCGCACGTCTGGGCCGACGGCGGCGTGCGCCACCCGCGCGACGTGGCCCTGGCGCTGGCCGCCGGGGCCAGCCAGGTCATGGTGGGTTCCTGGTTCGCCGGGACCCACGAGAGCCCCGGGGACCTCGCCGTCGACGCCGACGGGCGCGAGTACAAGGAGAGCTTCGGCATGGCCTCCGCCCGCGCCGTCGCCGCCCGCACCCGGGGCGACTCCCCGTTCCAGCGCGCCCGCAAGGGCCTGTTCGAGGAGGGCATCTCCTCCTCCCGCATGCACCTGGACCCCGCCCGGCCCGGGGTCGAGGACCTCCTCGACCAGATCACCTCCGGGGTCCGCTCCTCCTTCACCTACGTCGGGGCGCGCACCGTGGCCGAGTACGCCGAGCGCGCCGTCGTCGGCATCCAGTCCTCGGCCGGCTACGACGAGGGTCGGCCGCTGCCCACGGGCTGGTGA
- a CDS encoding response regulator transcription factor → MSIGTASAPQGGAGQPSRTAVVVEDEPTIADAVARRLRAEGYTVETAGDGPSGVELCERVTPDVVVLDVMLPGFDGLEVCRRVQAARPVPVLMLTARDDETDKLVGLGVGADDYMTKPFSMRELVARVNGLVRRVERARALVGAPAPSAEAMRFPVSDGELEIDRAQRRVRRAGTEVHLTPTEFDLLVCLAESPRTVLTREKLLEEVWDWADASGTRTVDSHVKALRRKLGADLVRTVHGVGYAFEPGGVQEAP, encoded by the coding sequence ATGAGCATCGGAACCGCGTCCGCGCCCCAGGGCGGGGCGGGCCAGCCCTCGCGGACGGCCGTCGTCGTCGAGGACGAGCCCACCATCGCCGACGCCGTCGCGCGCCGCCTGCGCGCCGAGGGCTACACCGTGGAGACCGCCGGGGACGGGCCCAGCGGGGTGGAGCTGTGCGAGCGGGTCACCCCCGACGTCGTCGTCCTCGACGTCATGCTCCCCGGCTTCGACGGGCTGGAGGTGTGCCGGCGGGTGCAGGCCGCCCGTCCCGTCCCGGTCCTCATGCTCACCGCGCGCGACGACGAGACCGACAAGCTCGTGGGGCTGGGCGTGGGCGCGGACGACTACATGACGAAGCCGTTCTCGATGCGCGAGCTCGTCGCCCGGGTCAACGGCCTGGTCCGCCGCGTGGAGCGCGCGCGGGCGCTGGTCGGGGCGCCGGCGCCCTCGGCGGAGGCGATGCGCTTCCCCGTCTCCGACGGGGAGCTGGAGATCGACCGCGCCCAGCGCCGGGTGCGCCGGGCCGGGACCGAGGTGCACCTGACCCCGACGGAGTTCGACCTGCTGGTCTGCCTGGCGGAGTCCCCGCGCACGGTGCTGACCCGCGAGAAGCTGCTGGAGGAGGTGTGGGACTGGGCCGACGCCTCGGGCACCCGCACCGTCGACAGCCACGTGAAGGCGCTGCGGCGCAAGCTGGGGGCCGACCTGGTCCGCACCGTCCACGGCGTGGGGTACGCCTTCGAGCCCGGCGGCGTGCAGGAGGCCCCGTGA
- a CDS encoding sensor histidine kinase: MTPPPQEPQVGTGLTGPIPITGAAHDARAGAARTATRRPWPDVRPLDPVHSLKTKLALLVGASVTVAALLVWGGLRLAEIHIGPRYTLPVAIVITLVFTQLLARGMTSPLRDMTAAARAMAGGDYSRRVRSTSNDEVGELADAFNRMAEDLEAVDRERRELVANVSHELRTPVSALHAVMENLVDGVSEPDHETLATALAQTERLGRLVEQLLDLSRLDAGAVALDREELALEPFLAQATRAMSMTGRDVRFVLDVDPPGLSVDVDSARLHQVVANLLDNASRHSPPGGEVFVSAHAVGQVVRISVRDQGPGIPDADRERVFERFQRGSARTDGGTGLGLAIARWAVQLHGGTIRVAPTPEEGGCRIDVHLPRVTEGAPGVTKTSAGEGARHDLRG; the protein is encoded by the coding sequence GTGACCCCTCCCCCGCAGGAGCCGCAGGTCGGGACGGGCCTGACCGGCCCGATCCCCATCACCGGCGCGGCGCACGACGCCCGCGCCGGGGCGGCCCGCACGGCGACCCGCCGCCCGTGGCCGGACGTGCGGCCGCTGGACCCGGTGCACTCGCTGAAGACGAAGCTGGCCCTGCTCGTGGGGGCCTCGGTCACCGTCGCGGCGCTGCTGGTCTGGGGCGGCCTGCGGCTGGCGGAGATCCACATCGGCCCCCGCTACACGCTGCCGGTCGCGATCGTCATCACCCTCGTCTTCACCCAGCTGCTGGCCCGGGGCATGACCTCGCCGCTGCGGGACATGACGGCCGCGGCCCGCGCGATGGCCGGCGGCGACTACTCCCGGCGGGTGCGCTCGACCTCCAACGACGAGGTCGGGGAGCTGGCCGACGCCTTCAACCGGATGGCCGAGGACCTGGAGGCCGTGGACCGCGAGCGCCGGGAGCTGGTGGCGAACGTGAGCCACGAGCTGCGCACGCCGGTCTCGGCGCTGCACGCGGTGATGGAGAACCTCGTCGACGGCGTCTCGGAGCCCGACCACGAGACCCTGGCGACGGCGCTGGCGCAGACGGAGCGGCTGGGCCGGCTCGTGGAGCAGCTGCTGGACCTCTCGCGCCTGGACGCGGGGGCGGTGGCGCTGGACCGCGAGGAGCTGGCCCTGGAGCCGTTCCTGGCCCAGGCGACGCGGGCGATGTCGATGACGGGGCGCGACGTGCGGTTCGTCCTGGACGTGGACCCGCCGGGGCTGAGCGTGGACGTGGACTCCGCGCGGTTGCACCAGGTGGTGGCGAACCTGCTGGACAACGCCTCGCGGCACTCCCCGCCGGGGGGCGAGGTGTTCGTCTCCGCGCACGCGGTGGGCCAGGTGGTGCGGATCAGCGTGCGGGACCAGGGGCCGGGGATCCCCGACGCCGACCGGGAGCGGGTGTTCGAGCGCTTCCAGCGCGGCAGCGCCCGCACCGACGGCGGGACGGGCCTGGGGCTGGCCATCGCCCGCTGGGCGGTGCAGCTGCACGGCGGCACGATCCGGGTGGCCCCGACACCGGAGGAGGGGGGCTGCCGCATCGACGTCCACCTGCCCAGGGTGACGGAGGGAGCACCCGGTGTGACGAAGACCTCAGCGGGCGAGGGCGCCCGACACGACCTCCGGGGCTGA